In Idiomarina sp. PL1-037, a single genomic region encodes these proteins:
- the nrdR gene encoding transcriptional regulator NrdR → MHCPFCGTQDTKVIDSRLVADGASVRRRRECNHCKERFTTFETAELVMPRVIKTDGSREPFNEDKLRSGLLRALEKRPVSLELMEQAINKIKSSIRATGEREISSNFVGSLVMENLKQIDKVAYVRFASVYRSFEDIREFGEEIARLND, encoded by the coding sequence ATGCATTGTCCATTTTGCGGCACACAGGATACTAAGGTTATCGATTCGCGACTGGTTGCGGATGGGGCCTCGGTTCGTCGTCGGCGTGAATGTAATCATTGCAAGGAGCGCTTTACAACCTTTGAAACTGCTGAGCTGGTCATGCCCCGGGTTATCAAAACCGATGGTTCCCGCGAGCCATTTAATGAAGATAAACTCCGAAGTGGTCTGCTGAGAGCACTGGAAAAGCGGCCTGTGAGTCTTGAGTTGATGGAGCAGGCCATTAACAAAATAAAATCCAGTATCCGGGCAACCGGCGAGCGTGAAATAAGCAGTAATTTTGTCGGCAGCCTGGTAATGGAAAACCTCAAGCAGATAGATAAAGTGGCGTACGTGCGTTTTGCTTCCGTATATCGCTCGTTTGAGGACATCCGCGAATTTGGTGAAGAAATAGCGCGCCTTAATGACTGA
- the glyA gene encoding serine hydroxymethyltransferase — translation MLKSEMNIADFDADLWQAMHDEVERQEQHIELIASENYTSPRVMQAQGSQLTNKYAEGYPHKRYYGGCEFVDKVEDLAIERAKELFGAKYANVQPHSGSQANTAAFMAMMEAGDTFLGMSLAHGGHLTHGSGVNFSGKLYNAVSYGLDESTGEIDYAEVEKLALEHKPKVIVAGFSAYSGIVDWAKFREIADKVDAYLMVDMAHVAGLVAAGVYPNPVPYAHVVTTTTHKTLAGPRGGLIISGSDDEKLHKKLNSAVFPGNQGGPLCHVIAGKAVAFQEALQPEFKDYQKQVLVNANAMVKTMQARGYKIVSNGTQNHLFLVDLIDKDITGKDADAALGNAFITVNKNAVPNDPRSPFVTSGLRLGTPAITRRGFKEAEAEQVANWICDVLDNIADENRINEVREQVKALCAKFPVYG, via the coding sequence ATGCTGAAATCTGAGATGAACATTGCCGACTTTGACGCCGACTTATGGCAGGCGATGCATGATGAAGTTGAACGTCAGGAACAACACATTGAGCTGATTGCATCGGAAAACTACACCAGTCCGCGGGTAATGCAGGCTCAGGGTTCACAACTGACCAACAAGTACGCAGAAGGCTATCCGCATAAGCGTTACTACGGCGGCTGTGAGTTCGTCGATAAAGTCGAGGACCTGGCTATTGAGCGCGCAAAAGAATTGTTCGGCGCTAAGTACGCAAACGTACAACCGCATTCCGGCTCTCAAGCTAATACCGCTGCCTTTATGGCAATGATGGAAGCCGGTGATACCTTTCTTGGTATGAGTCTGGCTCACGGCGGTCACTTAACACACGGCTCTGGTGTCAATTTTTCAGGCAAACTCTACAATGCGGTTTCGTACGGCCTGGATGAATCCACCGGTGAAATTGACTACGCTGAAGTTGAAAAGCTGGCGCTGGAACATAAACCGAAAGTTATCGTCGCCGGTTTTTCAGCGTATTCGGGCATTGTTGACTGGGCAAAATTCCGTGAAATAGCGGACAAAGTCGACGCTTATTTAATGGTTGATATGGCGCACGTAGCGGGGCTGGTTGCTGCCGGTGTTTATCCGAACCCAGTACCTTATGCTCATGTTGTCACTACCACCACGCACAAAACGCTGGCGGGCCCTCGCGGGGGTTTGATTATTTCCGGCAGCGACGATGAAAAGTTACACAAGAAATTAAACAGCGCGGTATTCCCGGGCAACCAGGGTGGTCCACTGTGTCACGTTATCGCAGGTAAAGCGGTGGCTTTTCAGGAGGCATTGCAGCCAGAATTTAAAGACTATCAAAAGCAAGTGTTAGTGAATGCGAATGCCATGGTAAAAACCATGCAGGCGCGCGGTTACAAAATTGTATCGAATGGCACTCAGAACCACTTGTTCCTGGTTGATCTAATTGACAAAGATATTACTGGTAAAGACGCTGATGCGGCTTTAGGTAACGCGTTCATTACCGTTAACAAAAATGCGGTTCCTAACGACCCACGTTCACCTTTTGTCACTTCTGGCTTGCGTTTAGGTACACCGGCAATTACTCGCCGCGGCTTTAAAGAAGCGGAAGCTGAGCAAGTTGCTAACTGGATTTGCGATGTACTGGATAACATTGCTGACGAAAACAGAATTAATGAGGTCCGCGAGCAGGTCAAAGCGTTGTGCGCGAAGTTTCCGGTTTACGGTTAA
- the ettA gene encoding energy-dependent translational throttle protein EttA produces the protein MAQYIYSMSRVSKVVPPKKTILKDISLSFYPGAKIGVLGVNGAGKSTLLRIMAGVDNEYEGEARPLAGIQIGYLPQEPQLDENKTVKETVEEAVADVKEAFAKLDEIYAAYADENADFDALAKQQGELEALLQAKDGHNIDNILERAADALRLPEWDAKIGNLSGGERRRVAICRLLLSKPDMLLLDEPTNHLDAESVAWLERFLHDYNGTVVAITHDRYFLDNVAGWILELDRGHGIPWEGNYSSWLEQKEKRLEQEERSEKARQRTIKQELEWVRTNPKGRQAKSKARLNRFEELQSGDYQKRNETNELFIPPGPRLGDKVIEVNGISKAYGKRQLIDNLSFSVPKGAIVGIIGPNGAGKSTLFRMISGQEQPDSGSVELGETVQLASVDQFRDNMDDSKTVFEEITDGNDILKIGNFEVNGRAYVGRFNFRGTDQQKRIGELSGGERNRVHLAKLLKAGGNTLLLDEPTNDLDVETLRALEEAILEFPGSVMVISHDRWFLDRIATHILDYRDEGEVVFYEGNYSDYEAYMKEKFGEQAMEPHRIKYKPIG, from the coding sequence ATGGCGCAATATATCTATTCAATGTCGCGGGTGAGCAAAGTTGTTCCACCCAAGAAAACTATCTTAAAAGATATTTCACTGTCGTTTTATCCTGGTGCCAAAATTGGTGTTTTAGGCGTTAACGGTGCTGGTAAGTCGACCTTACTAAGAATTATGGCGGGTGTTGATAATGAATACGAAGGCGAAGCCCGTCCCTTAGCGGGCATCCAAATTGGTTACCTGCCTCAGGAGCCTCAGCTGGATGAAAATAAAACGGTGAAAGAAACCGTTGAAGAGGCTGTGGCCGATGTCAAAGAGGCCTTTGCTAAGCTGGATGAAATCTATGCTGCTTATGCAGACGAAAACGCAGACTTCGACGCCTTAGCAAAACAGCAAGGTGAACTCGAAGCTCTGTTGCAGGCAAAAGACGGGCACAATATAGATAACATTCTTGAGCGTGCTGCTGACGCGCTGCGCCTGCCGGAGTGGGATGCGAAGATCGGCAACTTATCCGGTGGTGAAAGACGCCGTGTTGCCATATGTCGCCTGTTGTTATCGAAGCCCGACATGCTGCTTCTTGACGAACCCACTAACCACCTGGATGCGGAGTCTGTGGCCTGGCTTGAACGCTTCCTGCATGACTACAATGGTACAGTGGTCGCGATTACCCACGACCGTTATTTCCTTGATAACGTTGCGGGCTGGATACTTGAGCTGGATCGTGGCCACGGCATTCCGTGGGAAGGCAATTACTCCTCCTGGCTGGAGCAAAAAGAGAAGCGTCTGGAGCAGGAAGAACGCTCTGAAAAAGCACGCCAGCGCACCATTAAGCAGGAACTGGAGTGGGTACGTACTAACCCGAAAGGTCGCCAGGCGAAAAGCAAAGCACGTCTTAACCGCTTTGAAGAACTACAAAGTGGCGATTACCAAAAGCGTAACGAAACCAATGAACTGTTTATCCCACCGGGCCCTCGCTTAGGCGACAAGGTTATTGAGGTTAACGGCATAAGCAAGGCTTACGGCAAGCGCCAGCTAATTGATAACTTAAGCTTTAGTGTTCCCAAAGGCGCTATCGTTGGTATTATCGGTCCAAACGGTGCGGGTAAATCCACTTTATTCCGCATGATCAGCGGGCAGGAGCAACCTGACAGTGGCTCGGTTGAGTTGGGCGAAACCGTGCAATTAGCCAGCGTTGATCAGTTCCGTGACAACATGGATGACAGCAAAACTGTCTTTGAAGAAATTACGGACGGCAACGACATTCTTAAAATTGGTAACTTTGAAGTTAACGGCCGGGCCTATGTTGGTCGCTTTAACTTCCGTGGTACCGACCAGCAAAAACGTATTGGCGAGCTGTCTGGTGGTGAGCGTAACCGTGTGCATTTGGCCAAGCTGTTAAAAGCCGGTGGCAACACCTTGTTACTCGATGAACCTACCAACGACTTAGACGTGGAAACCCTGCGGGCACTGGAAGAAGCGATTCTGGAATTTCCGGGCTCTGTGATGGTTATCTCGCACGACCGTTGGTTCCTTGACCGTATTGCTACACACATTCTGGATTACCGCGACGAAGGCGAAGTGGTGTTCTACGAAGGTAACTACAGCGATTACGAAGCTTATATGAAAGAAAAATTCGGTGAGCAGGCTATGGAGCCGCACCGCATTAAATACAAACCTATTGGTTAA